A genomic region of Antennarius striatus isolate MH-2024 chromosome 2, ASM4005453v1, whole genome shotgun sequence contains the following coding sequences:
- the ccdc120a gene encoding coiled-coil domain-containing protein 120 isoform X2, with the protein MATEVNYWSSYDLNYKVNESLWGGEQESGSEDGGGGVTWETQAVMEVKGHLISARDLTCPDRKLRQQMTELQERRRSLQALLSARLAELRRICLQEAELTGAVPGDFPLETGEKPPCVRRRGGTSRHRNRKSGVEEEECQRSKTKKTLFSGALRKHSDPEHNAQTHSHHGKRTVHRGCHTDDTVRSESSSTSDSTGHENDDVSQCRPLLVSAGSPVGIFYQNKTRRNSVLTRSEHPEPLQTQRPLPIPPSHAPPLPLHPPPTCSQDSASSHGDPPVVEGGKAARHSNSSDRLLDRVNPPEDEGGLQQGALWVNGNGLPGSRGTKGHTRMSNGHLEGGGRGRGGVFSEVLLDYVWGKQQQLQKKQTNSRQPIASQHQLLSNGYYSQKAPPTCRGNPGDQRQIKPDPHPHLLPPRPPQAPPSQDAQLEEATRSLHKALALEGLRDWYLRNTIGSSHQKQAGGKANGGVKGQSSGRRRTHGVIQQSTYQKESSRKLPHSATFHGQLLHGSSMDSSLYNDCLPPHKQEVPLRDPPVDQLSPGTLV; encoded by the exons ATGGCCACAGAAGTCAACTACTGGAGCTCCTATGACCTTAATTACAAG GTGAACGAGTCTTTGTGGGGCGGTGAACAGGAGTCAGGCAGCGAGGACGGAGGAGGTGGGGTCACATGGGAAACACAGGCAGTgatggaggtcaaaggtcatctcATCTCAGCACGTG accTCACCTGTCCTGATAGGAAGCTGAGGCAGCAAATGACAGAACTGCAggagaggaggcggagcctgcaGGCTCTACTGAGCGCACGATTGGCTGAGCTGCGACGCATCTGTCTGCAGGAGGCA GAGCTGACAGGGGCGGTACCCGGTGACTTCCCCCTAGAGACAGGAGAAAAACCCCCCTGTGTTCGGCGGCGAGGTGGAACGTCTCgccacagaaacaggaagtctggagtggag GAGGAAGAGTGTCAGCgctcaaagacaaagaaaactttATTCAGCGGAGCGTTGCGGAAACACAGTGACCCTGAACACAATGCGCAGACGCACTCACACCATGGGAAGAGGACCGTACACAGAGGCTgccacacag atgACACGGTGAGGTCAGAGAGCAGCTCGACATCAGATTCAACGGGACACGAAAATG ACGATGTGTCTCAGTGTCGGCCCCTGTTGGTTTCTGCTGGATCACCAGTGGGAATTTTCTACCAGAATAAAACCAGGAGGAACTCGGTGCTCAccag GTCTGAACATCCAGAACCTCTACAGACCCAAAGGCCACTCCCCATTCCTCCCTCAcatgcccctcccctccctctccatcctcctcctacTTGCTCTCAGGACTCCGCCTCCAGCCACGGTGACCCTCCGGTGGTGGAGGGAGGTAAAGCAGCTCGTCATAGCAACAGCTCTGATCGTCTTCTGGACCGTGTCAACCCGCCAGAGGACGAAGGTGGGCTTCAGCAaggagcattgtgggtaaacGGAAATGGCTTGCCTGGGTCTCGAGGAACAAAGGGACATACAAGGATGAGTAACGGACACCTggaagggggaggaagaggaagaggtggggTGTTTAGTGAGGTCCTGCTGGACTACGTGTGGGggaaacagcagcagcttcagaagAAGCAGACCAACAGCAGGCAGCCAATCGCATCGCAACACCAGCTGCTCAGCAACGGCTACTACTCCCAAAAAGCCCCACCCACTTGTCGTGGTAACCCGGGCGACCAGCGACAAATCAAA CCAGATCCCCACCCACacctgctgcccccacgaccacCACAAGCGCCCCCCAGCCAGGATGCACAGCTGGAAGAGGCCACCAGGAGTCTCCACAAGGCTCTGGCCCTCGAGG GTCTGAGAGACTGGTATCTGAGGAACACGATAGGCTCCTCCCACCAGAAGCAGGCCGGCGGAAAGGCCAAcggtggggtcaaaggtcagagtagTGGCAGACGGAGGACTCATGGTGTCATTCAGCAGTCAACCTATCAGAAGGAGTCGAGTCGCAAGCTGCCACATTCAGCCACCTTTCATGGACAGCTGCTGCATGGCAG TTCTATGGATAGCTCGTTATACAACGACTGCCTCCCCCCTCACAAACAAGAAGTTCCTCTCAGAGATCCACCGGTGGACCAGCTGTCTCCCGGAACTCTAGTCTGA
- the ccdc120a gene encoding coiled-coil domain-containing protein 120 isoform X1, translating into MATEVNYWSSYDLNYKVNESLWGGEQESGSEDGGGGVTWETQAVMEVKGHLISARDLTCPDRKLRQQMTELQERRRSLQALLSARLAELRRICLQEAELTGAVPGDFPLETGEKPPCVRRRGGTSRHRNRKSGVEEEECQRSKTKKTLFSGALRKHSDPEHNAQTHSHHGKRTVHRGCHTDDTVRSESSSTSDSTGHENDDVSQCRPLLVSAGSPVGIFYQNKTRRNSVLTRSEHPEPLQTQRPLPIPPSHAPPLPLHPPPTCSQDSASSHGDPPVVEGGKAARHSNSSDRLLDRVNPPEDEGGLQQGALWVNGNGLPGSRGTKGHTRMSNGHLEGGGRGRGGVFSEVLLDYVWGKQQQLQKKQTNSRQPIASQHQLLSNGYYSQKAPPTCRGNPGDQRQIKVTRTKSCGPFLPVQSDAHNPPLSAIQPDPHPHLLPPRPPQAPPSQDAQLEEATRSLHKALALEGLRDWYLRNTIGSSHQKQAGGKANGGVKGQSSGRRRTHGVIQQSTYQKESSRKLPHSATFHGQLLHGSSMDSSLYNDCLPPHKQEVPLRDPPVDQLSPGTLV; encoded by the exons ATGGCCACAGAAGTCAACTACTGGAGCTCCTATGACCTTAATTACAAG GTGAACGAGTCTTTGTGGGGCGGTGAACAGGAGTCAGGCAGCGAGGACGGAGGAGGTGGGGTCACATGGGAAACACAGGCAGTgatggaggtcaaaggtcatctcATCTCAGCACGTG accTCACCTGTCCTGATAGGAAGCTGAGGCAGCAAATGACAGAACTGCAggagaggaggcggagcctgcaGGCTCTACTGAGCGCACGATTGGCTGAGCTGCGACGCATCTGTCTGCAGGAGGCA GAGCTGACAGGGGCGGTACCCGGTGACTTCCCCCTAGAGACAGGAGAAAAACCCCCCTGTGTTCGGCGGCGAGGTGGAACGTCTCgccacagaaacaggaagtctggagtggag GAGGAAGAGTGTCAGCgctcaaagacaaagaaaactttATTCAGCGGAGCGTTGCGGAAACACAGTGACCCTGAACACAATGCGCAGACGCACTCACACCATGGGAAGAGGACCGTACACAGAGGCTgccacacag atgACACGGTGAGGTCAGAGAGCAGCTCGACATCAGATTCAACGGGACACGAAAATG ACGATGTGTCTCAGTGTCGGCCCCTGTTGGTTTCTGCTGGATCACCAGTGGGAATTTTCTACCAGAATAAAACCAGGAGGAACTCGGTGCTCAccag GTCTGAACATCCAGAACCTCTACAGACCCAAAGGCCACTCCCCATTCCTCCCTCAcatgcccctcccctccctctccatcctcctcctacTTGCTCTCAGGACTCCGCCTCCAGCCACGGTGACCCTCCGGTGGTGGAGGGAGGTAAAGCAGCTCGTCATAGCAACAGCTCTGATCGTCTTCTGGACCGTGTCAACCCGCCAGAGGACGAAGGTGGGCTTCAGCAaggagcattgtgggtaaacGGAAATGGCTTGCCTGGGTCTCGAGGAACAAAGGGACATACAAGGATGAGTAACGGACACCTggaagggggaggaagaggaagaggtggggTGTTTAGTGAGGTCCTGCTGGACTACGTGTGGGggaaacagcagcagcttcagaagAAGCAGACCAACAGCAGGCAGCCAATCGCATCGCAACACCAGCTGCTCAGCAACGGCTACTACTCCCAAAAAGCCCCACCCACTTGTCGTGGTAACCCGGGCGACCAGCGACAAATCAAAGTAACCCGCACAAAGTCCTGTGGCCCGTTTCTGCCGGTGCAGTCTGACGCCCACAATCCTCCTCTTTCTGCCATCCAGCCAGATCCCCACCCACacctgctgcccccacgaccacCACAAGCGCCCCCCAGCCAGGATGCACAGCTGGAAGAGGCCACCAGGAGTCTCCACAAGGCTCTGGCCCTCGAGG GTCTGAGAGACTGGTATCTGAGGAACACGATAGGCTCCTCCCACCAGAAGCAGGCCGGCGGAAAGGCCAAcggtggggtcaaaggtcagagtagTGGCAGACGGAGGACTCATGGTGTCATTCAGCAGTCAACCTATCAGAAGGAGTCGAGTCGCAAGCTGCCACATTCAGCCACCTTTCATGGACAGCTGCTGCATGGCAG TTCTATGGATAGCTCGTTATACAACGACTGCCTCCCCCCTCACAAACAAGAAGTTCCTCTCAGAGATCCACCGGTGGACCAGCTGTCTCCCGGAACTCTAGTCTGA